Below is a genomic region from Telmatobacter sp. DSM 110680.
CTGATGCGTACGATGCGCCTGCGTTTGTTGGTTTGCCTTGCTGTTTTCCTGATTGCAATCGGAGTCATGATTGAACCGGTCGGAGCACGCGCGGCCACGAAGCCGCATATCTATCAGCACCCCGCGTTGAGCAAAGACCTGATCGCATTTGGATATGCGGGAGATCTGTGGACCGTGCCACGTGCAGGCGGAGTTGCAACGCGACTGACTACGGGCATTGGCATTGAGACCGAGCCGATTTTTTCGCCCGACGGAAGCACGATTGCATTCACTGGCTCTTATGACGGCAACACCGATGTGTTTATTGTTCCGGCGACGGGAGGTGTGCCGTTTCGGGTGACGTATCATCCTGCAGCGGATTTTGCGGTGGCGTGGACGCCGGACGGGAAGAGCATCGTGTTCCGGTCGACGCGAATTTCGCAGAGCCGATACACACAGCTTTACCAAGTGCCGTCGAAAGGTGGAATTGCAAAGCCGCTGCCTCTCCCTATGGCCTACCAGGGACAGTTCTCACCGGACGGCAAGGAGATTGCGTATTCGCCTCTGCCGCCGGCGTATGGATTTGATTACATGACATACGTGTCGTGGGGGAACTATCACGGGGGCCGCGCGAGCACGATCTGGATCACGACGCTGCCGGGGCTGGAGTCAGTCGAGATTCCGCATGAGGTAGCGTCCGACTTTTCGCCTGTATATGCAGGAGGCAAGATCTACTTTCTATCCAGCCGCAAAGGAAGAGCGACGATTTACAAATACGATCCGGGCGCGAACACAGTAGCGCAGGCGCTCGAGAACGACGGGCCTGACATTCGTTCGCTTCATGGCGAAGGGGACACGTTGGTATACGACCGGCTGGGCGAGATCTACCTATTCGATACGAAATCAGGGACGACCAAACTTGTGCCGATTGAGATTGACGCGGATCTGCCCGAGGTAAGGCCGCGCATTGACAGCGTGGGAGACGAACTGGAGAACGTGGCGATTTCGCCGACCGGTGTGCGCGCCGTGGTTGAAGCGCATGGGGACATCTTCACCGTGGCCGCGAAACACGGACCGACCCGCGATATTACGAATACACCCGGAGTGATGGAGCGTGAGCCAGCATGGTCGCCGGATGGGCAATTGATCGCGTATTTTTCCGATGAGAGCGGAATGTACGCGTTGCATGTGGCGCCGCAAACGGGAGGTGCAGTGGCAGGTGCGGCGGTGGTGAAAAAGTTTGCGCTCGCGCAGGAGCCGGCTTATTACTTCAGTCCCAAGTGGTCGCCCGATTCGAAGAAGGTTGCCTTCTACGACAACCGGATGAAGACATATGTGCTCGACACAACGACTGGCAAACTGACAGTCATCAATGACAAGAACGTGTATGGCGGATTTTCGTCGTCGTCATTCGATTTTGCGTGGTCGCCGGATTCGAAGTGGATTGCATATCCGCGTTCGATGGCCAACCACCTGCACGCAATCTTTTTGTATTCGCAGGATTCAGGGCAATCGACGCAAGTGACGAGCGAGATGGGCGATTCACGCTATCCGGCGTTTGATCGCGAGGGGAAGTATCTTTTCTTCCTCACGAGCACGAATGAAGGTGCGACTTCAGATGGGCTCGACATGACAAGCGATCTTTACCAGGTGACATCGAATATCTACGCGCTCACGTTGGCTGCGGATACTGCATCGCCTGTGGCTCCAGAGCTCGAAGACGAGAAGACTGCGGCCGAGGAGAAGGCGGATACCAAGAAGGGTGACGATAAGAAGAGCGACGATAAAGCCGGCGACAAGTCCGGGGAAGCGAAGGAAGGCAACGGGGAAGAGAAGACCCATGCGAAACCTGCGCCGAAGCCGGTAAAGGTGGACCTCGACGGAATTGAGAAGCGGGTGGTTGCGATGCCTTTGCCCGCGAGTGTGTATACCGGCGTTACGGGCGGACTGAAGGGAAGTTTGTACTTTACCGAGTTGCAGGAATCGGGTCGCTTTGGGGATCGCGGCGCAACACTAAGCCGGTGGACGCCGGAAGAGCGGAAGACGGAAAAGCTGGCCGAACATGTTGAGTCATTTGAGTTGTCAGCGAATGGCGAGAAGATGCTGCTGTCGCTGGGGCATCCGCGGCCAGATGGTAGTCCGGCGCCTCCAGCGGGCGGACCGAAGCCCACGTGGGTGATTGTGCCGGCGAATGCTGCGGCAAAGGCCGGTGAAGGAGTGCTGTCGTTTGGGGATGTGAAGATGCGGATTGACCCGCATGCCGAATGGGCACAGATGTATCACGAGGTGTGGCGGATCGAGCGCGCATTTTTCTATGACTCAAATTTTCATGGTACGAATACCGTGGCGGATGAAAAGAAGTATGAGCCGTATGTTGAGTCGATCGCCTCGCGCGCGGATTTGAACTACA
It encodes:
- a CDS encoding PDZ domain-containing protein — translated: MRTMRLRLLVCLAVFLIAIGVMIEPVGARAATKPHIYQHPALSKDLIAFGYAGDLWTVPRAGGVATRLTTGIGIETEPIFSPDGSTIAFTGSYDGNTDVFIVPATGGVPFRVTYHPAADFAVAWTPDGKSIVFRSTRISQSRYTQLYQVPSKGGIAKPLPLPMAYQGQFSPDGKEIAYSPLPPAYGFDYMTYVSWGNYHGGRASTIWITTLPGLESVEIPHEVASDFSPVYAGGKIYFLSSRKGRATIYKYDPGANTVAQALENDGPDIRSLHGEGDTLVYDRLGEIYLFDTKSGTTKLVPIEIDADLPEVRPRIDSVGDELENVAISPTGVRAVVEAHGDIFTVAAKHGPTRDITNTPGVMEREPAWSPDGQLIAYFSDESGMYALHVAPQTGGAVAGAAVVKKFALAQEPAYYFSPKWSPDSKKVAFYDNRMKTYVLDTTTGKLTVINDKNVYGGFSSSSFDFAWSPDSKWIAYPRSMANHLHAIFLYSQDSGQSTQVTSEMGDSRYPAFDREGKYLFFLTSTNEGATSDGLDMTSDLYQVTSNIYALTLAADTASPVAPELEDEKTAAEEKADTKKGDDKKSDDKAGDKSGEAKEGNGEEKTHAKPAPKPVKVDLDGIEKRVVAMPLPASVYTGVTGGLKGSLYFTELQESGRFGDRGATLSRWTPEERKTEKLAEHVESFELSANGEKMLLSLGHPRPDGSPAPPAGGPKPTWVIVPANAAAKAGEGVLSFGDVKMRIDPHAEWAQMYHEVWRIERAFFYDSNFHGTNTVADEKKYEPYVESIASRADLNYIFQEMLSAFSVGHLRGNGGQIPDAKKVPGGLLGADYEIKGNRYCLAKIYSGGEFNPREKAPLAQPGLNVKVGDCILDINGQDLTADIDIQQPLEGTAGKVISLRITGEDGKNPHDISVVPIASEAALRNVDWIEGNQKKVDQLSGGKLAYVYLPDTGEGGFTNFNRYYFAQTDKKGAVIDERFNGGGQVADYFIEVLGRHIESYWAPRYGTVEHTPNAGIYGPKVMIANEFSGSGGDALPWLFKQAKLGPLVGKRTWGGLVGIGPIPVLMDGGHVTSPSVAFFSPKGEWDVENHGVEPDYAVEQDPKSVSEGHDPQLEKAVSLALEDLGKSPQPEVKKPAYPNYHK